From one [Ruminococcus] lactaris ATCC 29176 genomic stretch:
- a CDS encoding FeoA family protein, producing the protein MTLGDVKVGSTVTVTKIAGDSAYKRRIMDMGITKGSQLYIRKVAPLGDPVEITVRGYELSVRKADAQCVEVK; encoded by the coding sequence ATGACTTTAGGTGATGTAAAAGTAGGAAGTACTGTTACAGTTACAAAGATTGCGGGAGACAGTGCCTACAAGCGTCGTATTATGGACATGGGAATCACAAAGGGAAGCCAGCTTTATATCAGAAAGGTTGCACCGCTTGGTGATCCGGTGGAAATTACAGTCCGTGGATATGAGCTGTCTGTCAGAAAGGCAGATGCCCAGTGTGTAGAGGTGAAATAA
- a CDS encoding FeoA family protein codes for MPLTMANIGETNTIKRVGGNEETRRFLANLGFVVDAEVTVLSAIGGNVIVNIKDSRVAVNADMARHIMI; via the coding sequence ATGCCACTTACAATGGCCAATATAGGTGAAACCAATACGATTAAAAGAGTCGGTGGAAATGAAGAGACAAGAAGATTTCTTGCGAATCTTGGATTTGTAGTAGATGCAGAAGTTACAGTTTTATCTGCAATCGGCGGCAATGTGATCGTGAATATCAAGGATTCCAGAGTCGCAGTTAATGCTGATATGGCGCGTCACATTATGATCTGA